Proteins from one Methanobacteriaceae archaeon genomic window:
- a CDS encoding site-2 protease family protein: MVNFTSREIRDIIISMLVIAGVFAYVFRNINQGDFISLIPVTLVAVGSGFVFHELAHKFMAIRYGFYSEYRMWVEGLVLAIISAAFGFVFAAPGAVYIHGEYISREENGKISLAGPLTNIALAVIFFILIPFVSFSPILSLICGLGFTINSFLAFFNLLPLFMLDGAKVLKWNPVVWVITAGIAFIMMAYPYLISYMRLAL; the protein is encoded by the coding sequence ATGGTTAACTTCACTTCCCGTGAGATTAGGGACATAATAATCTCCATGCTGGTTATTGCAGGAGTTTTTGCTTATGTATTCAGAAACATCAATCAAGGAGATTTCATATCATTAATTCCTGTAACTTTAGTTGCTGTGGGATCTGGATTCGTATTTCACGAGCTGGCACATAAATTTATGGCTATAAGGTACGGTTTTTATTCTGAATACAGGATGTGGGTTGAGGGATTAGTCCTGGCCATAATATCTGCCGCATTTGGATTTGTATTTGCCGCACCTGGGGCGGTATACATCCACGGGGAATATATATCTCGTGAGGAAAATGGGAAGATATCTCTTGCTGGACCATTAACTAACATAGCACTGGCGGTAATATTCTTCATTCTGATACCATTCGTGTCATTTTCTCCCATATTGTCCTTAATATGTGGGCTTGGATTCACCATTAACAGTTTCCTTGCTTTTTTCAATCTTCTACCCCTATTTATGTTGGATGGGGCAAAAGTTTTAAAATGGAATCCCGTGGTATGGGTAATCACTGCAGGAATTGCTTTCATCATGATGGCTTACCCTTACCTTATCTCTTATATGAGATTAGCCCTTTAA
- a CDS encoding M24 family metallopeptidase: MKLEEILQKMQEETMEIFIVIKPENIGYVTDFMPSSASVLILKEEPLLLSSKMDLEEAQEKSCLPVAEYKSVKDLKKRLESERKSKVFVENSMSIGFCRKLFENSTIGVTDIIERVRSTKSKEEVGKIKGAIKIAEDSFKKLDFSNLNISEDYLAAQLEYNMRVAGSVRPAFETIVASGQRSSLPHASSSSQKIESPVMIDWGAHHQNYKSDITRTLIKSEEEEEIFQIVLESQKEAIENIRPGVQASHIDKVAREVIEDYGYGDNFIHSTGHGVGLEIHEKPSLSMKSDEKLEKGMIVTVEPGVYIEGKFGIRVEDMILIKNKAQVLTRLPQKIFL; the protein is encoded by the coding sequence ATGAAGCTTGAGGAAATACTGCAAAAAATGCAAGAAGAAACAATGGAAATATTCATTGTTATTAAACCCGAGAATATCGGATATGTAACTGATTTTATGCCATCTAGTGCATCAGTTTTAATTTTAAAAGAAGAACCTCTCCTATTGTCCTCCAAGATGGACTTGGAAGAGGCTCAGGAAAAATCATGCCTTCCTGTGGCAGAGTATAAATCCGTAAAGGACCTTAAAAAAAGGTTGGAAAGTGAAAGAAAGAGTAAAGTGTTTGTTGAAAACTCCATGAGTATTGGATTTTGCAGGAAACTGTTTGAAAATTCCACTATAGGAGTTACAGATATTATAGAGAGGGTGAGGTCAACTAAATCCAAAGAAGAAGTGGGAAAAATTAAAGGAGCCATCAAAATTGCTGAGGATTCCTTTAAAAAACTTGATTTTTCCAATTTAAATATTAGTGAAGATTATTTAGCAGCGCAACTGGAGTATAATATGCGAGTTGCAGGTTCTGTGAGGCCTGCTTTTGAGACCATTGTGGCTAGCGGACAACGCTCAAGTCTTCCCCATGCTTCATCATCATCACAAAAAATAGAATCTCCTGTAATGATTGATTGGGGTGCTCATCATCAGAACTACAAATCTGATATCACTCGTACCCTGATAAAAAGTGAAGAAGAGGAAGAAATTTTCCAAATAGTTTTAGAATCCCAAAAAGAAGCCATTGAAAATATCAGGCCAGGTGTACAGGCATCCCATATTGATAAAGTGGCAAGAGAAGTTATTGAAGATTATGGTTATGGAGACAACTTTATTCATTCAACAGGTCACGGAGTGGGTCTTGAGATTCATGAAAAACCATCTTTATCCATGAAAAGTGATGAAAAACTTGAAAAAGGGATGATTGTGACAGTTGAACCTGGAGTATATATTGAAGGAAAGTTTGGAATCCGAGTTGAAGACATGATTTTGATTAAAAATAAAGCACAAGTGTTAACCCGTCTTCCTCAAAAAATATTCCTCTAA
- a CDS encoding type II secretion system F family protein → MAIIPSALNPISNSIDNIFPDRFLVRLQETLIRSGMYVKASDLLTLIGGAGLFLGIIALIAFTLLNANPFIGLILGLIAPGALVFIWLFFMMERRVDAIEQSTPDFLRQISSLLRSGIGIETALEDISKHGEGPLTDELKRAVIEIKIGSTFEDALLGMGERLKSKTLDRTFRMIIEGRRVGGSLADVIETVAEDLRAILALQRERRANVMMSVMFLLIAAVIAAPFALGMAMSYSAFIESLGKPNPLLGAASIGAAGYIIIHSAIAGILMGIVLYGSAKKGVKFSLLLMPVAYGLFYVVITFAPSLLLGI, encoded by the coding sequence ATGGCCATAATACCTTCTGCTCTTAACCCCATATCCAATAGTATTGACAATATATTTCCTGACAGGTTCCTAGTTCGTCTGCAGGAAACACTAATTCGTTCTGGGATGTACGTTAAGGCATCTGATCTTTTAACCCTGATTGGTGGTGCAGGACTATTTTTAGGCATTATAGCTCTGATTGCATTTACACTCCTGAATGCAAACCCATTTATAGGCCTTATTCTGGGTTTAATTGCCCCAGGTGCTCTTGTATTCATATGGCTCTTTTTTATGATGGAACGCAGAGTAGACGCAATTGAACAGAGTACTCCTGATTTCTTAAGGCAGATTTCATCACTTCTCAGATCAGGTATTGGTATTGAAACTGCATTGGAAGATATATCCAAACATGGTGAAGGTCCATTAACAGACGAACTGAAAAGGGCGGTTATTGAGATAAAAATAGGCAGTACCTTCGAAGATGCATTATTAGGAATGGGAGAACGTCTTAAATCCAAAACACTCGACAGAACTTTTAGAATGATTATTGAAGGTAGGAGAGTTGGAGGTAGCCTTGCAGATGTCATTGAAACAGTTGCAGAAGATTTAAGGGCTATTTTAGCGTTGCAGAGGGAAAGAAGAGCCAATGTTATGATGTCAGTTATGTTCCTATTGATTGCAGCTGTCATTGCCGCTCCATTCGCACTGGGAATGGCAATGTCTTATTCTGCTTTCATCGAATCTTTGGGAAAACCCAATCCCCTATTAGGTGCTGCATCCATTGGAGCTGCGGGATATATTATCATACACTCAGCAATTGCAGGTATTTTAATGGGGATCGTGCTTTATGGTAGTGCCAAAAAAGGTGTTAAATTCTCTCTGCTCCTGATGCCTGTGGCATATGGTCTATTTTACGTGGTCATAACCTTTGCACCCTCACTACTCTTGGGAATCTAA
- a CDS encoding class III signal peptide-containing protein — MKKIEIFKDESAQTSAEYILIFGGIIVIVLVAIISYQNYVKGVGADITNGSEMSSLNSNLTQINNTLNGL; from the coding sequence ATGAAAAAGATTGAAATATTTAAAGATGAATCAGCCCAGACCTCTGCTGAATATATTCTGATATTCGGTGGTATCATTGTTATTGTCTTAGTGGCTATTATTTCCTATCAAAACTATGTTAAAGGAGTCGGGGCGGACATAACCAACGGTAGTGAAATGAGTAGTTTAAACAGTAACCTGACACAAATAAATAATACATTGAATGGATTATAA